In the genome of Anabaena cylindrica PCC 7122, the window TTCGCCAAGAATTTCAAGACACAATGACGCAATATTGTGGAGTGTTCAGAACAGAAGAATTAATGCAAGAAGGTTTGGAGAAACTTGAAAAATTACAACAACAATATCCACAGATTTATTTAGATGATAAAGGCAGTTGTTGGAATACGGAATTAGTAGAAGCTTTAGAATTGCAGAGTTTAATGGTAGTAGGACAGACAATTTTAGCATCAGCCTTAAATCGTCAAGAAAGTCGCGGCGCACATTTCCGCGAAGATTTTCCCAATAGAGATGATAGTCAATTTCTGCAACACACAATGGCTTATTATTCACCTGCGGGAATTGATATTCAATATCGTCCGGTAATGATTGATATGTTTGAGCCGAAGGAGAGGAAGTATTAGATAATGGGAAGTGGTATTACAACTATTTTCAGGTAAGTGAACTACATTTCTTTGTCTCACGCAGAGACACAGAGGCACAGAGAGGAATCAAGAGTGTGGTCTAAATACTGAAGTTTTATAATTACCTCTTCCCTTTATCCTGCTCAATTTTGATTTATACTTAGATTATGCCCAAGTTAGACATCATTCACAACGCTGTCAAAAATGCAATTATAAAAGATGGGTGGATAATTACAGATGATCCTTACCTTATTCAGTATCGGAGAACAACGCTTTACGCGGATCTTGGTGCTGAACGCCCGATAGCGGTAGAACGTTCAGGACAAAAGCTAGTTATTGAAGTGAAAAGCTTCATTGGTGCTTCAAAAATCCAAGATTTAAAAGAAGCTCTAGGTCAGTATGATATATAGATACCTTTTAGAAGAAACTGCACCTGAGCGTAAATTATATATTGCTGTTAGTGCGATAGCCTATACAACTTTCTTCACTCAAGATGTGATTCAACTCATCCTCAGTAAACATCAACTTCCGCTAATTGTTGTAGATACAGAAGTAGAGGAGATTAGACAATGGATAAATTAACTGAGTATTCCCAATTAATCAAGAGAATTTTAACTGAATATGTAGAATTGTGTCAGCGACATCCCCAAAAAGATATTGAAACATTCTTGATTGTAGATGAAGAAAAACGTAATTACATCTGGATGAATCTTGGTTGGCAAAATGGTGAAAGAATTACAGGAATGACTGTATATGTTCGCTTGCGAGATGGTAAATTCTGGATTGAGGAAGATTGGACAGAAAATGGTATTGCGACAGATTTAGTCGAGGCTGGTGTTCCTAAAGAAGATATAGTTTTAGCGTTTCATGAGCCTAAAATTAGGCAGTATACAGATTTTGCAGTAGCTTGATTTTGGGTGATAATGTCAAGCCAAAATTACATCATTCCACTATAGAGAGAGGAATAATTCATGACTAAACGCATGAGTGGAAAAGGTTTTAGTAAGCGATATAATAAAAAATATCAATTTGATGGTTCATTGCTATAGCGGTTCTCGGTTGAGTGAGATACAAGAACCCCACCCCCAACCCCCTCCCCGCAAGCGATGAGGGGGCTATGATGTATTTCATTCAAGTGCATACCGCTATAAATATCGAGAATACATTCAAACCCTACTCACAAATTACGCCAAAGATGATATTTCCACCGACGAAGTAGATGTGGAACTCATCTTTGATACAACACGTGACCATTACCAGTGGATAAATGTTGGTTGGGAAGATTTAAATCGCGTTTATATGACTGTGATTCACTTCGATATTAAAAACGGCAAAATTTGGTTACAACAGAACTTAACAGAAGAAAATCCCGCAGAAGATTTAGTAAAAATGGGTGTTCCCAGAGAAGATATCATCCTGGGATTACATCCTCCTTATAAACGTCCGTATACAGATTATGGAGTTGCTTAGAAAATGTTTTAAAAGTGATTGATCACGTATCAAAAACACTCCTGTTCCTCTCCGCGCCTCCGCGTCTCTGCGTGATAAAAAACCAACTTCCATAACCACACAAATAGCCTTAAAGTAAAAATAAACATCTACTATTGACTATGCTTACCCAAGATAAAAAACAAATCGACTGGAAACCCATCATCAAAAAATTTATTGCAGTTCTTGGAGAAAAAGGAGTAGTAAAACGCCGGGAAGAACTCCTCACTTATGAATGCGACGGCTTAACCAGCTATCGCCAAACTCCCCCAGTTGCAGTTTTACCGCGCACCACAGAACAAGTAGCTGAAGTTGTCAAAATTTGTAATCAATACTCCGTCCCCTTCATTGCCAGGGGTTCTGGAACCGGTTTATCTGGTGGCGCTTTACCATCAGAAGATTCGGTTTTAATTGTCACATCTTTAATGCGGCAAATCATCAAAATTGATTTAGAAAATCAGCTTGCAGTTGTTCAACCTGGAGTCATAAATAGCTGGGTGACACAAGCCGTTAGTGGTGCTGGTTTTTACTATGCACCAGATCCTTCTAGTCAAATAATCTGCTCAATTGGTGGGAATATCGCGGAAAATTCAGGTGGAGTACATTGTTTAAAATATGGTGTCACTACTAACCATGTTTTGGGTTTAAAACTTGTGCTTCCTGACGGTTCAATTGTTGATGTCGGGGGACAAATTCCTGAAATGCCAGGTTATGATTTAACAGGTGTATTTGTCGGTTCAGAAGGAACTTTAGGAATTGCGACAGAAATCACTTTGCGAATTCTCAAAAGTGCAGAATCTATTTGTGTGCTTTTAGCAGATTTTACCAGTGTTGAAGATGCAGCAGCAACTGTTTCCGATATCATCAGCGCCGGAATTATTCCCGGTGGGATGGAAATGATGGATAATATTAGTATTAACGCCGTTGAAGATGTTGTCGCTACTAATTGTTATCCTCGTGATGCAACGGCAATTTTATTAGTAGAAATTGATGGTTTAGAAGTAGAAGTTGCGGTTAATAAAAAGCGAGTAGCTGAAATTTGTCAAAAAAATGGGGCGCGAAATATCACGACTGCGAATGATCCCGAAACGAGATTAAAATTGTGGAAAGGACGAAAAGCAGCTTTTGCCGCTGCTGGACATTTAAGCCCTGATTATTATGTGCAAGATGGTGTAATTCCTCGGACTCAATTACCTTATGTATTAAATGAAATTGAGGCTTTAAGTCAAAAATATGGTTATCCAATTGCTAATGTATTTCATGCTGGAGATGGTAATTTACATCCTTTAATTTTATTTGATAATTCCGTGCATGGGGCATTAGAAAAAGTTGAAGAATTAGGTGGAGAAATTCTGAGACTGTGTGTGAAAGTCGGTGGTAGCATTTCTGGTGAACATGGAATTGGTGCTGATAAAAAATGTTATATGCCAGATATGTTTAGTGAAGCTGATTTAGAAACTATGCAATGGGTAAGACAGGTTTTTAATCCTCAAGGTTTAGCAAATCCTGGTAAGATTTTCCCTACTCCGCGCACTTGTGGAGAAGCAGCAAAGGCTTCAATTCAGCAGTTTCCAGGAGTGGAGAGATTTTAATTAATAAAGTATACGCTCATACAGTTTATGTGAAAAACCAAAATCAATATTTACGTAGGTTGGGTTAAGCGACAGCGCAACCCAACAAAAGTTTTGATAAAGTTGGGTGTTGGGTTTCCTTGCGTCAACCCAACCTACAGTTTTTATTGTTTATGAAAAAATATTGATATCATTACATAATCCTGATAAATATAATTTAATTTTGTAGTTATATTTATATGATCAAATTAAGTCTAGTTGCCAAATGAATAGGGTGTTACGCCGTTGTTTTTTGTTATTTTTGTGTTTAGGATTTGTATTCAGTTTAACAGGATTGCCAATTTATTCAAGTTTGATTTCTTCTCAAAAAAGTAGTTTGGTAACTACAGAAATTCGAGGTGTTTGGCTGACTAATGTTGCTAGTGGTGTGCTTTTTGTTCCTTGGGGTGTTGAACGAGCAATAAATCAATTAGCAGCACTCAATTTTAATACAATTTATCCGGTAGTCTGGAATAGAGGTTACACTTTCTACAAAAGTGATATTGCTAAAAATATTACAGGAGAAAAAGTTCAACCTTTGATGAATTTATTACATGGAAATGAAGATGTTTTAGCAAAGTTGGTAAAACTGGCAAAAAATAAAAATTTAAGTGTTATTCCTTGGTTTGAATATGGTTTAATGACTCCACCTGATTCTGCATTAGCAAAGTTATATCCAGAATGGTTGACAATTGGACAGGAAGGGTTAAACTCTGTTGATGAAAATCTACCGGAAGAAATTGATAATGGTGTGTTTAATCGCCAAGCTTGGCTAAATCCTTTGCACCCGCAAGTACAGGAATTTCTCAAAAGTTTAATTTTGGAAGTTGTGCAAAACTACAATGTAGATGGTATTCAAATTGATGATCATTTTGGAATGCCAGTACAATTTGGTTACGATGATTTTACCATTGAACTTTATCAAAAAGAACATTTAGGTAAAAGTCCACCGAGTGATCCTTTTGATGCTAAGTGGATGCGCTGGAGGGCAGATAAAATTACTAATTTTATGACCAAAATTAATCAGGAGGTAAAGGCAATTAAGCCTTATGCTAAAATATCTCTTTCTCCTAATTCCCAGTATTTTGCATATAAATATTATTTGCAGGATTGGGAAAATTGGGTCAAAAAAGATTTAGTAGATGAGTTGATTTTACAGGTATATCGAAATGACAAAAAATCATTTATTGCTGAAATAGAAAAACCTGCTATAAAATTAGCTCTGTCTAAGATTCCTGTGAGTATTGGTATATCAACGGGAACTTTAGCAAGTCCTGTGGATATTGATAGCATTAAAGAAAAGGTGCAAATTGTCCGTGATCATAATTTCTTTGGCTTTTCTTTTTTTTATTGGGAAAGTTTATGGAGTTACATGACACCCGAATCACCTCAAAGACGGCGTAAGGTTTTTTCTGAGATGTTTCCTACTAAAGCTTTTAAACCTTTAAATATAAAAAAACCGTGATGCAATTAGCATTTAAACATACTAAATATAGTTTTTTTTCATTTACCTTCCTGTGGACTTTTGCGACTTTGATTGGTTTTTTGTTAAGTTTATTTTTGATTGAGATTGGGGAAAAAGAATATATTGGTGTGATGGAGGCTACGATAGGTGGATTAGCGATCGCACTCCCACAAAGCTATATACTCAAACAGAAGATTTTTCCTTTAGGCTGGATCTTATCCACCCTCTTAGGTTGGGCGCTAATTGTCGCTATTGGTATAGGTGCTGTGGGTTGGTGTGTACCGTCAACAGAATTGTTACCTATGAGAATCTTCTTAGGAATTATTTCGGGAGGTACTGGCGGTTTTGTCATTGGACTGACACAATGGTGGTTAGCGATCCCCCAATCAGTTCCCTGGACATGGTGTTGGATGTTCGTAAGTTCGGCAAGTTGGGCAGTGGCTGTACCTCTTGGTTCAATTTTAGGGCTATCTTTGCGCCGCTTCACACGCTTGTTTTTCGGGGAAGTTGTCGGTTTAGTTCTTACCTGGCTGGTAGTGGGAATTTTGACAGGAATCAGCGCCTACAAATTGTTTAAAATCACACCTAAGTCCTAACTCTCATAGGACTTACGCACTCAGCCAAGTTGAGAACGGTAGAATAGGCGTTTCAACTTCTGAAGAGATTCTTCGCTGCGCTCAGAATGACAGTTTTTCGTTTCAGTGCGTGAGTCCTGTCTCAATGTATTCATAGAGTGGGGATGAATTTATAAAAATATGAAGAATTGTAACAAATATGAAGGATCATACTAGTTTATAATTAAGTATATGCAAGAATCTTAGAACATTATTAACAATAACTTCAGTATCAGCCCATTAACAGCATTATAGACGTATTTTAGGCTGTTACTAGGAATATTGGTGAAGTCTACTCCTATTAACTGGCTGATATTTTCGATTCATAACTAGAGAAAGATATAAAAATCCATGAATAAAATCTGAAAAATACTTTAGCTTTAGGCGCTAGGGATTATTTGTCACCAAAATTAATACCAAAGAAGCGCCTAGAAGAGTCAGCAACACCTAATATGGACTCTCGCATGAAAATAAATCCAGTTGAATCAATTTCCAATTTGACAAACTCAGTACTTCAGCAGGTTTTTTTCGGTACAGAAATAGATAAAAAAAGTAGTAGCGAGCAATTTCTACTCAGTATGTACGATTCTGTGCAGACATCTATATTTATCGTCGATGTTCTAGAAGATGGGGATTTTCGCTATCTAGCACTTAATCCTACCCATGAAAGGTGGCTAGGAATTCGCTCAGAGGAACTGCGGGGTAAAAAACCGGAGGATATTCTCTCTGCCATTGATGCGGCTAGAGTCCGTCAGCGTTATAGTGATTGTGTGCGCTTTGGCAAAACAATTTCCTATGAGCAATGTTTGCAATTTCAGGGTATAGATACTTGGTGGAGTACAACTTTAACACCGTTGCGAGATGCAGACTCTAGGATTTATAGACTGATTGGCACTAGTAGCAATATTACCCCCTCCAAACTAGCAGAACAAACAGGAATAAAACAAGCTGAAAGGGAACGTTTGCTAGAAGCTATTACCCTGAGAATTCGCCAATTTCAAGATTTAGAAACGATTCTCCAGCAGACAGTTAAAGAACTACGCCATTTATTAGAGAGCGATCGCATTTTAATTTATCACTTTGAGCCGGATAATGGTGGTGTGATTATTGCTGAATCAACAATTACGGCTGGTGATCCCCTACTAGGCAAAAAAATCAAAGATCCCTGTTTTGATACCAAACATCGAGAACGTTACAGACGCGGTTGTATTCATGTGGTTGAAGATATTTATGCCACCGGTTTGCATCCTTGTCAACGGGATTTCTTGGCTGCCATGCAGGTACAATCTAATTTAGTTGTACCAATTTTATTCCAACAAAAGTTGTGGGGACTTTTGATTGCTCAACATTGCCGAGAAAAGCGACAATGGCAACAGGGAGAAATTGATTTATTCAAACAAATAGCCGTTCAACTTGGTATTGCGGCTCAACAAGCAGAACTGCAACAACAGGTAAAAAATCTGCAAGAGCAACTAGAATTACAAAAGCAACAGCACGCATTTAAGTTTCATCAGGTGCAGAGTTTTCAAGCACTGCTACGACGGATTACTGAGCAAATCCGCGATAGTGTAGATGTTAATCAAGTGCTACAAACTGCAACCCAGGAATTAGCGCAATTATTGCAACTAGAACGATGTCAAATCGAACTGTATAACCCTTGCCAAACTTCAGCTACAGT includes:
- a CDS encoding XisI protein, with amino-acid sequence MQTLLTNYAKDDISTDEVDVELIFDTTRDHYQWINVGWEDLNRVYMTVIHFDIKNGKIWLQQNLTEENPAEDLVKMGVPREDIILGLHPPYKRPYTDYGVA
- the glcD gene encoding glycolate oxidase subunit GlcD, whose amino-acid sequence is MLTQDKKQIDWKPIIKKFIAVLGEKGVVKRREELLTYECDGLTSYRQTPPVAVLPRTTEQVAEVVKICNQYSVPFIARGSGTGLSGGALPSEDSVLIVTSLMRQIIKIDLENQLAVVQPGVINSWVTQAVSGAGFYYAPDPSSQIICSIGGNIAENSGGVHCLKYGVTTNHVLGLKLVLPDGSIVDVGGQIPEMPGYDLTGVFVGSEGTLGIATEITLRILKSAESICVLLADFTSVEDAAATVSDIISAGIIPGGMEMMDNISINAVEDVVATNCYPRDATAILLVEIDGLEVEVAVNKKRVAEICQKNGARNITTANDPETRLKLWKGRKAAFAAAGHLSPDYYVQDGVIPRTQLPYVLNEIEALSQKYGYPIANVFHAGDGNLHPLILFDNSVHGALEKVEELGGEILRLCVKVGGSISGEHGIGADKKCYMPDMFSEADLETMQWVRQVFNPQGLANPGKIFPTPRTCGEAAKASIQQFPGVERF
- a CDS encoding XisI protein, with amino-acid sequence MDKLTEYSQLIKRILTEYVELCQRHPQKDIETFLIVDEEKRNYIWMNLGWQNGERITGMTVYVRLRDGKFWIEEDWTENGIATDLVEAGVPKEDIVLAFHEPKIRQYTDFAVA
- a CDS encoding glycoside hydrolase family 10 protein; its protein translation is MNRVLRRCFLLFLCLGFVFSLTGLPIYSSLISSQKSSLVTTEIRGVWLTNVASGVLFVPWGVERAINQLAALNFNTIYPVVWNRGYTFYKSDIAKNITGEKVQPLMNLLHGNEDVLAKLVKLAKNKNLSVIPWFEYGLMTPPDSALAKLYPEWLTIGQEGLNSVDENLPEEIDNGVFNRQAWLNPLHPQVQEFLKSLILEVVQNYNVDGIQIDDHFGMPVQFGYDDFTIELYQKEHLGKSPPSDPFDAKWMRWRADKITNFMTKINQEVKAIKPYAKISLSPNSQYFAYKYYLQDWENWVKKDLVDELILQVYRNDKKSFIAEIEKPAIKLALSKIPVSIGISTGTLASPVDIDSIKEKVQIVRDHNFFGFSFFYWESLWSYMTPESPQRRRKVFSEMFPTKAFKPLNIKKP
- a CDS encoding GAF domain-containing protein produces the protein MKINPVESISNLTNSVLQQVFFGTEIDKKSSSEQFLLSMYDSVQTSIFIVDVLEDGDFRYLALNPTHERWLGIRSEELRGKKPEDILSAIDAARVRQRYSDCVRFGKTISYEQCLQFQGIDTWWSTTLTPLRDADSRIYRLIGTSSNITPSKLAEQTGIKQAERERLLEAITLRIRQFQDLETILQQTVKELRHLLESDRILIYHFEPDNGGVIIAESTITAGDPLLGKKIKDPCFDTKHRERYRRGCIHVVEDIYATGLHPCQRDFLAAMQVQSNLVVPILFQQKLWGLLIAQHCREKRQWQQGEIDLFKQIAVQLGIAAQQAELQQQVKNLQEQLELQKQQHAFKFHQVQSFQALLRRITEQIRDSVDVNQVLQTATQELAQLLQLERCQIELYNPCQTSATVICEYSSSSPHCQGLMRKIADFPEVYQPLLQKQPLQTVEILPGNYLQVQVVSQLACPIFDAQGILGNIWLIKPTEAIFEELEISLVQEVANECAIAIRQSQLQEKNKAQVKELENRERHKNEFLKTLSQELRTPVTSISLAAQTLESLLTPNGIIDLELVPQLLQILHNECGRESKLINDLLTLTYLKIEPEPPTLIAIDLQTWLTPIVESFRDVTDCQKQNLNLSIEDKLPLLETDITDFERIITELLNYACKCTPAGESIKVSADLNADTVELKVTHSGVEIPSHELTQVFQPFYRFPNNSPWKSTNTGLELALVKAMIKRLNGSIHVESSNMQITFTIRFPL